One window of Sphingobium sp. HWE2-09 genomic DNA carries:
- the purU gene encoding formyltetrahydrofolate deformylase produces MTTIYTLRLQCDDKPGLVAKVAGYLAAHGCNIVDAQQFDDAMNNTFFMRVAFKPGAGETLDGLREGFAPIAADANMDWAMADQAQPKKVVLMVSKWDHCLGDLLYRQRIGELPMDVVGIISNHPRAVLHTSLIGDMPFHHFPVTKDSKAAQEAQIKQVVTDSGADLVVLARYMQILSDDLAGFLSGRCINIHHSFLPGFKGAKPYHQAYERGVKMIGATAHYVTADLDEGPIIHQDVEMIGHADVPDELVRRGRDIERRVLSEAVRLHLQDRVFMNESRTVVFRG; encoded by the coding sequence GTGACGACTATCTATACCCTGCGGTTGCAGTGCGACGACAAGCCCGGCCTGGTGGCCAAGGTCGCAGGCTATCTGGCGGCGCACGGCTGCAACATCGTCGATGCGCAGCAGTTCGACGATGCGATGAACAACACCTTCTTCATGCGCGTCGCGTTCAAGCCGGGCGCGGGCGAGACGCTGGACGGGTTGCGCGAGGGTTTTGCGCCGATCGCGGCGGACGCGAACATGGACTGGGCGATGGCGGATCAGGCGCAGCCTAAGAAGGTCGTGCTGATGGTGTCCAAATGGGATCATTGCCTGGGCGACCTGCTCTATCGCCAGCGGATCGGCGAATTGCCGATGGATGTGGTGGGGATCATCTCCAACCATCCGCGCGCCGTGCTGCACACGTCGCTGATCGGGGACATGCCCTTTCACCATTTCCCGGTGACCAAGGACAGCAAGGCGGCGCAGGAAGCGCAGATCAAGCAGGTCGTCACGGATAGCGGCGCGGACCTGGTCGTGCTGGCGCGATACATGCAGATATTGAGCGACGATCTGGCCGGTTTCCTGTCGGGGCGCTGCATCAACATCCATCACAGCTTCCTGCCCGGCTTCAAGGGCGCCAAGCCCTATCACCAGGCCTATGAGCGCGGGGTCAAGATGATCGGGGCGACCGCCCATTATGTCACCGCCGACCTGGATGAAGGCCCGATCATTCATCAGGATGTCGAAATGATCGGCCATGCCGACGTGCCCGATGAACTGGTGCGCCGTGGCCGCGATATCGAGCGGCGGGTGCTGTCGGAGGCGGTGCGGCTGCATTTGCAGGATCGCGTCTTCATGAACGAGTCGCGCACCGTCGTCTTTCGGGGCTGA
- a CDS encoding methylenetetrahydrofolate reductase: MPVIHPNWERPPVNMVDGYSLEMTAKDVESLQEAAPSIALETPVAVTFLPGEDFAARIAATKLVRSLGFEPMPHFSARRITSTSEFEDYLAAAVAEADVRRCFVIAGDPSEPEGPYADSSALIASGAFERAGIRAIGIGGHPEGHPNMTPDQCWSVLLDKCAEIERRGMAPLIVTQFVFDADAVLTWLTELRAKGIDAPVRIGVPGPAGIKTLMRFAARCGVGASASVLAKYGISITKLLGTAGPDKLVETFERSLGEEHGRVRLHFYPFGGLGKTVAWINDYARAH, translated from the coding sequence ATGCCAGTCATTCATCCGAACTGGGAGCGGCCACCCGTCAACATGGTCGATGGCTATTCCCTGGAAATGACGGCAAAGGACGTGGAGTCGCTGCAGGAGGCCGCCCCGTCCATTGCGCTTGAGACGCCTGTCGCCGTCACTTTCCTGCCCGGCGAGGACTTCGCCGCCCGCATCGCTGCGACGAAGCTGGTGCGCAGTCTGGGGTTCGAGCCGATGCCGCATTTTTCCGCGCGGCGGATTACATCGACCAGCGAGTTTGAGGATTATCTGGCCGCGGCGGTTGCGGAGGCGGATGTCAGGCGCTGCTTCGTGATCGCGGGCGATCCGTCCGAACCCGAAGGCCCCTATGCCGACAGCAGCGCCTTGATCGCGAGCGGTGCGTTCGAACGAGCAGGCATCCGCGCGATCGGCATTGGCGGCCATCCCGAAGGCCATCCCAATATGACGCCGGATCAATGCTGGTCGGTGCTGCTGGACAAATGCGCGGAAATCGAACGGCGCGGTATGGCGCCGCTGATCGTGACGCAGTTCGTGTTCGATGCGGACGCTGTGCTGACCTGGCTGACCGAACTGCGCGCCAAGGGGATCGATGCGCCGGTGCGCATCGGCGTGCCTGGCCCGGCCGGTATCAAGACGCTGATGCGCTTTGCCGCCCGATGCGGCGTGGGCGCTTCCGCGTCGGTGCTGGCAAAATACGGCATTTCCATTACGAAGCTGCTCGGCACCGCCGGCCCCGACAAGCTGGTAGAGACATTCGAACGATCGCTGGGCGAAGAGCATGGCCGCGTGCGATTGCATTTCTACCCCTTTGGCGGCCTGGGAAAAACGGTTGCCTGGATCAACGACTATGCCCGCGCGCATTGA
- a CDS encoding Lrp/AsnC family transcriptional regulator, which yields MKQDGQIDAVDRKILGALQADAGISHQDLADRVGASSASCWRRIKALETAGILTRTIRLVDPAQVGRGVNVLCNIRMRSHARDARAAFEHFVDDRPEIVECFSMSGEWDYLIRVVVADVADYNRFLMQTLLGHPSVAGAASHFALSMTKYTTAIPL from the coding sequence ATGAAACAAGATGGTCAGATCGATGCCGTAGATCGCAAGATCCTTGGCGCACTCCAGGCAGATGCCGGAATCAGTCATCAGGATTTGGCCGACCGGGTCGGTGCATCCAGTGCGTCATGCTGGCGACGGATCAAGGCGCTGGAGACAGCGGGCATTCTGACCCGCACGATCAGGCTGGTGGACCCGGCGCAGGTCGGGCGCGGGGTCAATGTGTTGTGCAACATCCGCATGCGCAGTCACGCCCGCGATGCGCGGGCCGCTTTCGAGCATTTCGTGGATGACCGGCCCGAAATCGTCGAATGTTTTTCGATGTCGGGGGAGTGGGACTATCTGATCCGGGTCGTCGTCGCGGATGTAGCGGATTATAACCGTTTCCTGATGCAGACATTGCTGGGGCATCCGTCGGTCGCAGGAGCAGCGTCCCACTTTGCCCTTTCCATGACGAAATATACCACGGCAATCCCTTTGTGA
- the phhA gene encoding phenylalanine 4-monooxygenase — MAQTDLLIPEQAAPDWTVPQDWASYTAQDHAMWDRLFARQAQMLPGRVVPEFLEGLDILRMTKPGIPDFAELSDRLMQRTGWQVVAVPGLVPDKVFFDHLANRRFVAGRFIRRPDQIDYLQEPDIFHDVFGHVPLLANPVFADYMQAYGEGGLRADALGSIERLARLYWYTVEFGLIQQADGLKLYGAGIVSSHGESEFALDDPSPNRLGFDLQRLMRTRYRIDDYQQSYFVIDSFEQLLRMTAETDFAPLYAQLGDMPDLETDTILPTDRVFNRGTQAYVHKKKEEDAL; from the coding sequence ATGGCCCAGACCGATCTTCTCATCCCCGAACAGGCGGCCCCGGACTGGACCGTCCCGCAAGACTGGGCATCCTATACGGCGCAGGACCATGCGATGTGGGATCGGCTTTTCGCGCGTCAGGCCCAGATGCTGCCAGGCCGCGTCGTGCCGGAATTTTTGGAGGGGCTGGACATATTGCGGATGACGAAGCCGGGCATCCCCGACTTTGCCGAATTGTCCGACCGATTGATGCAGCGCACCGGCTGGCAGGTCGTCGCCGTGCCGGGCCTTGTGCCCGACAAGGTCTTTTTCGACCACCTCGCCAACCGCCGCTTCGTTGCGGGCCGCTTCATCCGTCGGCCCGACCAGATCGACTATCTGCAAGAGCCGGATATCTTCCACGACGTGTTCGGCCATGTGCCGCTGCTCGCCAACCCGGTCTTCGCCGACTATATGCAAGCCTATGGCGAAGGCGGCCTGCGCGCGGATGCGCTGGGGTCGATCGAGCGGCTGGCGCGACTCTATTGGTACACCGTTGAATTCGGCCTGATCCAGCAGGCTGACGGCCTCAAACTCTATGGCGCCGGGATCGTATCGTCGCATGGCGAGTCCGAATTTGCGCTGGACGATCCATCACCCAACCGCCTCGGCTTCGATCTCCAGCGGCTAATGCGCACCCGTTACCGCATCGACGATTATCAGCAGAGCTATTTCGTGATCGACAGTTTCGAACAGCTGTTGCGCATGACCGCCGAAACCGATTTCGCGCCGCTTTACGCGCAGTTGGGTGACATGCCCGATCTTGAGACCGACACTATCCTGCCGACCGACCGCGTCTTCAACCGCGGCACCCAGGCCTATGTCCATAAGAAAAAGGAAGAGGACGCCCTATGA
- the hppD gene encoding 4-hydroxyphenylpyruvate dioxygenase, whose product MTADNNPLGLNGFEFVEFTSPDPEAMAAQFEQLGFVASHRHPRKNITRYRQGRINLMLNRDDAGRVAEFRGVHGPSASAMAFRVADPKAALDWALANGGKATVEDDTVIEGIGGAYLYFMPATGDPYADWAECPGWREKAAANNVGLDLLDHLTHNVRRGQMRVWSEFYRTLFGFEEQKFFDIKGKATGLTSQAMIAPDRAIRIPLNESQDDKSQIEEFIRDYHGEGIQHLALTTDNIYDTVEKLRARGVRLQDTIETYYELVDKRVPGHGEDLERLRKNRILIDGDVESEGILLQIFTENMFGPIFFEIIQRKGNEGFGNGNFQALFESIELDQIRRGVVSVEA is encoded by the coding sequence ATGACCGCCGACAACAATCCCTTGGGCCTCAACGGCTTCGAATTCGTGGAATTCACCTCGCCCGATCCCGAAGCGATGGCCGCGCAATTCGAACAACTGGGCTTCGTCGCCAGCCATCGCCACCCGCGCAAGAATATCACCCGCTATCGTCAGGGGCGCATCAACCTGATGCTGAACCGCGACGATGCCGGACGCGTGGCGGAGTTTCGCGGCGTCCATGGCCCGTCCGCCAGCGCCATGGCCTTCCGCGTCGCCGACCCCAAGGCGGCGCTCGACTGGGCGCTTGCCAATGGCGGCAAGGCGACGGTGGAGGACGACACGGTGATCGAAGGGATTGGCGGCGCCTATCTCTATTTCATGCCCGCGACCGGTGATCCTTATGCCGACTGGGCCGAATGTCCCGGCTGGCGGGAAAAGGCGGCGGCGAACAATGTCGGCCTCGATCTGCTCGATCACCTCACCCACAATGTCCGGCGCGGGCAGATGCGGGTGTGGAGCGAATTTTACCGAACGCTCTTCGGTTTCGAGGAACAGAAATTCTTCGATATCAAGGGGAAGGCGACCGGCCTTACCAGCCAGGCGATGATCGCGCCGGACCGGGCGATCCGTATTCCGCTCAATGAAAGCCAGGACGACAAGAGCCAGATCGAGGAGTTCATCCGCGATTATCACGGTGAGGGAATCCAGCATCTGGCGCTCACCACCGACAATATCTACGACACGGTCGAAAAATTGCGCGCGCGGGGCGTGCGGTTGCAGGACACGATTGAGACCTATTATGAACTGGTCGACAAACGCGTGCCCGGCCATGGCGAAGATTTGGAACGGCTGCGCAAGAACCGCATCCTGATCGACGGCGATGTCGAAAGCGAAGGCATATTACTCCAGATTTTTACCGAAAATATGTTCGGCCCGATCTTCTTCGAAATCATCCAGCGCAAGGGCAATGAAGGGTTCGGCAACGGCAATTTCCAGGCTTTGTTCGAAAGCATCGAACTGGACCAGATCAGGCGCGGCGTCGTCAGCGTCGAGGCGTGA
- the hmgA gene encoding homogentisate 1,2-dioxygenase, with the protein MDKTIEPSMLSGFGNHHASEAIAGALPVGRNSPQRVPYSLYAEQLSATAFTAPRHENRRSWLYRMRPSAMHPPFALLEGARLLSSAPSADAMASPKRLRWNPLDMPNGEVDFIDGLITYAVNGDVTQGVGASIHLYAANRSMIDRAFFCADGEWLIVPQQGRLRIVTEMGILTVAPLQIALIPRGMRFRVDLLDGMARGYVCENHGALFRLPDLGPIGSNGLANVRDFEAPVAAFEDVDRACELVQKYQGQLWSTMLDHSPFDIVAWHGNVVPYRYDLTRFNTIGTVSYDHPDPSIFTVLTSPSDSVGTANIDFVIFPPRWMVAEDTFRPPWFHRNIMSEFMGLITGEYDAKAGGFEPGGASLHNMMSAHGPDLASHDQAVAATLAPQKIEDMMAFMFESRLPFAPTRWAMETPLLQSDYDACWSGFRKADVPTDGNDA; encoded by the coding sequence ATGGACAAGACAATCGAGCCGTCGATGCTGAGCGGTTTTGGCAATCATCATGCGAGCGAGGCAATCGCAGGTGCGCTGCCGGTTGGCCGTAATTCGCCGCAGCGCGTGCCCTATAGCCTCTACGCCGAACAATTATCGGCCACCGCCTTCACCGCGCCGCGGCATGAGAACCGACGTAGCTGGCTCTATCGAATGAGGCCCAGCGCGATGCATCCGCCCTTCGCGCTTTTGGAAGGCGCGCGCCTGCTGAGTAGCGCGCCCTCGGCCGACGCTATGGCTTCGCCCAAACGCCTGCGCTGGAACCCGCTCGATATGCCGAACGGTGAGGTCGATTTCATCGACGGCCTCATCACCTATGCCGTCAATGGCGACGTCACCCAAGGCGTCGGTGCCAGCATCCACCTCTACGCCGCCAACCGCTCGATGATCGATCGCGCATTCTTCTGCGCAGACGGCGAATGGCTGATCGTCCCGCAGCAGGGGCGGCTGCGGATCGTCACGGAAATGGGTATCCTGACCGTCGCCCCGCTCCAGATCGCCCTCATCCCCCGCGGGATGCGCTTTCGCGTGGACCTGCTCGACGGCATGGCGCGCGGCTATGTCTGCGAAAATCACGGCGCACTCTTTCGCCTGCCGGACCTTGGACCGATCGGCTCCAACGGCCTCGCCAATGTCCGCGATTTCGAAGCGCCCGTCGCCGCCTTCGAGGATGTCGATCGCGCTTGCGAACTGGTGCAGAAATATCAGGGTCAACTCTGGTCAACCATGCTGGACCACAGCCCATTCGATATCGTCGCATGGCATGGCAATGTTGTGCCCTATCGCTATGATCTGACGCGCTTCAATACGATCGGGACGGTCAGCTACGATCATCCCGACCCATCGATCTTCACCGTGCTGACATCGCCCAGCGACAGCGTTGGCACCGCCAATATCGACTTCGTGATCTTCCCTCCGCGCTGGATGGTGGCGGAAGACACCTTCCGTCCGCCCTGGTTCCACCGCAACATCATGAGCGAGTTTATGGGCCTGATCACCGGTGAATATGATGCCAAGGCCGGTGGCTTCGAGCCGGGCGGCGCGAGTCTCCACAATATGATGTCCGCCCACGGGCCGGACCTCGCGAGCCACGACCAGGCCGTCGCCGCTACCTTGGCGCCGCAGAAGATCGAGGACATGATGGCCTTCATGTTCGAAAGCCGCCTGCCGTTCGCACCTACGCGCTGGGCGATGGAAACGCCCCTGCTTCAAAGCGATTACGACGCATGTTGGTCAGGGTTTCGCAAGGCAGATGTGCCGACAGATGGGAATGACGCATGA
- the fahA gene encoding fumarylacetoacetase, whose product MSWWTTDETHDPTRTSWVDSAHGHGDFPIQNLPFGVFSPPDGQARIGVAIGDHILDLSGLDAMLPMAGDTLQDKDLNTLFALPATQRQSLRRAISALLSDPVMEATVQPHLHEAAGCDMHLPARIGDYTDFYVGIHHANNIGRQFRPGNPLLPNYKYVPIGYHGRASSIRPSGEPMRRPSGQRKPPEADAPLFGPSTRLDYELELGVWIGPGNALGTPIPIAQAADHIAGFCLLNDWSARDFQAWEYQPLGPFLAKNFQTTISPWVVTAEAMAPFRIAQSPRPQDDPDPLPYLSDAADQAHGALGLTLEVLIQTAAMRTRGDAPMPLSHGPASNMYWTVQQILAHHASNGCNLNPGDLLGTGTISAPDASGYGSLMELSMGGKQPIALPGGETRTFLEDGDEIILRATASASGFVPIGFGECRAMVTPAL is encoded by the coding sequence ATGAGCTGGTGGACGACCGACGAAACCCATGATCCCACCCGCACCAGTTGGGTGGACAGCGCCCATGGTCATGGCGACTTCCCGATCCAGAACCTGCCCTTCGGCGTCTTTTCGCCGCCGGATGGACAGGCCAGGATCGGCGTTGCCATCGGCGACCATATTCTCGACCTGTCCGGCCTAGATGCGATGCTGCCGATGGCGGGCGACACCTTGCAGGATAAGGATTTGAATACGCTGTTCGCCTTGCCCGCAACCCAGCGGCAAAGCCTGCGGCGCGCCATCAGCGCCTTGCTCAGCGACCCAGTGATGGAAGCGACAGTGCAGCCGCATCTGCATGAAGCGGCAGGGTGCGACATGCATCTGCCCGCGCGCATCGGCGACTATACGGACTTCTATGTCGGCATCCACCACGCCAATAATATCGGGCGGCAATTCCGTCCGGGCAATCCATTACTGCCCAATTATAAATATGTGCCGATCGGTTATCACGGCCGCGCTTCGTCGATCCGCCCGTCCGGCGAACCGATGCGCCGCCCTTCGGGTCAACGCAAACCGCCAGAGGCTGATGCGCCGCTGTTTGGTCCTTCGACCCGGCTCGACTATGAACTGGAACTGGGCGTCTGGATCGGCCCCGGCAACGCCTTGGGCACGCCCATCCCGATCGCACAGGCGGCCGACCATATTGCAGGCTTCTGCCTGCTCAACGACTGGTCGGCACGCGATTTCCAGGCATGGGAATATCAACCGCTCGGCCCCTTCCTGGCGAAGAATTTCCAAACCACCATCTCCCCTTGGGTCGTGACCGCCGAAGCCATGGCGCCCTTCCGCATCGCCCAATCGCCCCGGCCGCAGGACGATCCCGACCCCTTGCCCTATCTGTCCGACGCTGCGGACCAGGCGCATGGCGCGCTCGGCCTCACGCTCGAAGTGTTGATCCAGACGGCAGCCATGCGCACACGCGGCGACGCACCCATGCCGCTCAGCCACGGCCCGGCCAGCAACATGTATTGGACCGTACAGCAAATCCTGGCGCATCACGCATCGAACGGCTGCAACCTCAATCCCGGCGATCTGCTCGGCACCGGCACCATTTCCGCGCCGGATGCGTCGGGCTATGGCAGCCTGATGGAATTGTCGATGGGCGGCAAGCAACCGATAGCGCTCCCCGGCGGCGAAACCCGCACTTTCCTGGAGGATGGCGACGAGATCATTCTGCGGGCGACGGCGTCGGCATCCGGTTTCGTCCCGATCGGCTTTGGCGAATGTCGCGCCATGGTGACACCGGCGCTTTGA
- a CDS encoding glycosyltransferase family 4 protein, with product MKILHVFNRHRGGGGADNAWDATIALSRRRGLDVAIFERDSRHLAPGLAGKVSAFAHGLYPVDTLRAFARRLAQERPDIVHSHELYPLLTPWLLTLCARAGVPVVHSCYDFRITCPIATHHDGVGVCTRCIDQGAQQALRRNCRGSLPENAAFALRHAVADGRGLYRHVSRFIVLTDFSRGWLHRQAGIPIERISVNECAIPAAPDPVDPAQGGYFAFAGRFVPEKGLAVLIEAARISGLPVHVAGPKGNDPAPLRAQGVAVTITDGPELLARFYRGARALVVPSLWFETFAIVAAEAMAHGVPVIASRIGALNDTVREDRTGLHFVPGDAEDLARQMRRMWDDPALCRRLGAAGHADVVARFNEDAHFARLVAAYDAALKAPVSPWRDIRQSRSGRNRMPTPSPAE from the coding sequence ATGAAGATCCTGCACGTCTTCAACCGGCATCGCGGCGGTGGCGGGGCGGACAATGCGTGGGACGCGACGATCGCGCTGTCACGGCGTCGGGGGTTGGACGTGGCGATCTTCGAACGGGATAGCCGCCATCTGGCGCCGGGTCTGGCGGGGAAGGTCAGCGCTTTTGCCCATGGGCTTTACCCGGTCGATACGCTGCGCGCCTTTGCCCGGCGGCTGGCGCAGGAGCGGCCCGACATCGTCCATAGCCATGAACTCTACCCTCTGCTGACCCCCTGGCTGCTCACGCTCTGCGCACGGGCGGGGGTTCCGGTGGTGCATAGCTGCTATGATTTCCGTATCACCTGCCCCATCGCCACGCATCATGATGGCGTCGGCGTCTGCACGCGCTGCATCGACCAGGGTGCGCAACAGGCTTTGCGGCGCAATTGCCGCGGCAGTTTGCCGGAAAACGCGGCCTTTGCGCTGCGTCATGCGGTGGCGGATGGGCGCGGTCTTTATCGTCATGTCAGCCGCTTCATCGTGTTGACCGATTTCAGCCGCGGCTGGCTGCATCGCCAGGCGGGTATCCCGATCGAGCGGATCAGCGTCAATGAATGCGCCATTCCCGCTGCGCCCGACCCGGTCGATCCGGCACAGGGTGGCTATTTCGCCTTTGCCGGGCGCTTCGTGCCGGAAAAGGGGCTGGCGGTGCTGATCGAGGCAGCGCGCATCAGTGGGCTGCCGGTCCATGTCGCCGGGCCGAAGGGCAACGACCCGGCGCCGTTACGGGCGCAGGGCGTGGCGGTGACGATCACCGATGGCCCGGAATTGCTTGCGCGCTTTTATCGCGGGGCGCGGGCATTGGTGGTGCCGAGCCTGTGGTTCGAAACCTTTGCCATCGTCGCGGCCGAAGCCATGGCGCATGGGGTGCCGGTGATCGCATCGCGCATCGGCGCGCTGAACGATACGGTGCGCGAGGATCGGACGGGTCTGCATTTCGTGCCCGGCGACGCGGAAGACCTTGCCCGGCAGATGCGCCGGATGTGGGATGATCCGGCGCTCTGTCGCAGGCTGGGGGCAGCGGGTCATGCCGATGTCGTGGCGCGTTTCAACGAAGATGCGCATTTCGCGCGGCTGGTCGCCGCTTATGACGCGGCGCTCAAAGCGCCGGTGTCACCATGGCGCGACATTCGCCAAAGCCGATCGGGACGAAACCGGATGCCGACGCCGTCGCCCGCAGAATGA
- a CDS encoding DUF1972 domain-containing protein, which translates to MADPARPLRIAIIGDRGIPARYSGFSTLVEELAVGLVRDHGMDVTVYCRSQYYVAHPPVWQGVRCRYLPAPGGKSFESIVHSNLAVLDAACRDFDLVFLVDPGNGPFILPLRARGVPVVIHTDGLGWQRRKWNAVQRRYYKWSEWVSARLANWLVTDSRAMQDYYAREYGAGSTYIPYGGAVGDLPDDAALARYGVTSGDYYLVVARMEPENNVDHIIREYRASGLAKPLIVVGSVPYDSAYARAVAAEDDGQVRCVGGVFESAALNALYRHCAAYLHGHEVGGTNPSLLRAMHWGAPCVPIDVIFHRENVGPDNPYFRKDAGHLAAILCDLDANPARRVSLGRAAQAHAAATFRWDAVIDAYAALFERLIALKAAGQRPSSALIGETYAPDRSSPAKVA; encoded by the coding sequence ATGGCTGATCCCGCCCGCCCCTTGCGCATCGCGATCATCGGCGATCGCGGCATCCCCGCCCGCTATAGCGGCTTTTCCACGCTGGTGGAGGAACTGGCGGTGGGGCTGGTGCGCGACCATGGCATGGACGTGACCGTCTATTGCCGCAGCCAATATTATGTGGCGCATCCACCCGTTTGGCAGGGGGTGCGATGCCGTTACCTGCCAGCGCCGGGCGGCAAGAGTTTCGAGAGCATCGTGCATAGCAACCTGGCCGTGCTGGACGCGGCTTGCCGGGATTTCGACCTCGTCTTCCTGGTCGATCCGGGCAATGGCCCTTTCATTCTGCCGCTGCGCGCACGGGGCGTGCCGGTGGTGATCCATACCGACGGGCTGGGATGGCAACGGCGCAAATGGAATGCAGTCCAGCGGCGCTATTATAAGTGGTCCGAATGGGTCAGCGCGCGCCTCGCCAACTGGCTGGTCACGGATTCGCGCGCGATGCAGGATTATTATGCGCGCGAATATGGCGCGGGATCGACCTATATCCCCTATGGCGGCGCGGTGGGCGATCTGCCGGACGATGCGGCGCTGGCCCGTTATGGCGTTACGTCGGGCGACTATTATCTGGTCGTCGCGCGGATGGAGCCAGAGAATAATGTCGACCATATCATCCGCGAATATCGCGCATCGGGGCTCGCCAAGCCGCTGATCGTTGTCGGATCGGTGCCCTATGACAGCGCCTATGCCCGCGCCGTCGCGGCCGAGGATGACGGGCAGGTGCGCTGCGTCGGCGGGGTGTTCGAGTCCGCGGCCCTGAACGCGCTCTATCGCCATTGCGCCGCCTATCTGCACGGGCATGAGGTGGGCGGGACCAACCCGAGCCTGTTGCGGGCGATGCATTGGGGGGCACCATGCGTGCCGATCGACGTGATCTTCCACCGGGAGAATGTGGGGCCGGATAATCCCTATTTCCGCAAGGATGCGGGCCATCTCGCGGCGATTTTGTGCGATCTGGACGCCAATCCGGCGCGCCGCGTGTCACTCGGTCGGGCGGCGCAGGCGCACGCCGCGGCCACCTTTCGCTGGGATGCGGTGATCGACGCCTATGCCGCGCTGTTTGAGCGGCTGATCGCGCTGAAGGCGGCGGGGCAGCGGCCGTCCAGTGCGCTGATCGGTGAGACATATGCACCGGATCGTTCGTCGCCCGCGAAGGTGGCATGA